From Acidobacteriota bacterium, one genomic window encodes:
- a CDS encoding DUF1800 domain-containing protein: MKRENKGSFKLGFATRRAASAVLALAIAGALALGAIMPVVADTKSKAAGSALTADQKIIHLLNRIGYGPRSGDVERVKRMGIDKYIDLQLHPDRVDDPGIEARLANFPSLRMSLAEIQQKYPPPQLLARQLGLKQGKNAPVLPPGEGAEENTKREYRQQVMAYYQENNLRPPQFLLQELQSQKIIRAAYSERQLQEVMTDFWFNHFNIFWAKNADRNLTTDYEMNVIRPNTMGTFKDLLMATAKSPAMLVYLDNFQSMSPDAQLPQRRGGQLQRRPGALGGGLGNPRRGQTSNDPIYRQQQVDREMQRDQMRDPDQMIQQQRQAPAANGLRKRKPGINENYAREIMELHTLGVEGGYTQKDVQEVARCLTGWTLDRPRQGTQFVFRAFMHDNGEKIVLGKKIPAGGGIKDGEMVVDILAHHPSTAKFISTKLVRKFVSDTPPQSLVDRVTAVYTKTDGDIREMLRTIITSPEFNTKEAHRAKIKSPFELAVSAVRALGADVTVPLQTAQFIAKMGQPLYLYQAPTGYPDRADQWVNTGALLERLNFGLALTTNKLRGASFDVKRAAGDVEMSDRQQVMAKAIASLLNGDVSPQTRAVLEKQLKEGVSVKGELGAVPPIPTGDDVMAENSMEALPPTQGAGKGQKGIGNPEQMERRFGVRANLRPQIAMSGDDLESAKAFGLVLGSPEFQRR, translated from the coding sequence ATGAAACGAGAAAATAAAGGCTCCTTCAAGCTTGGATTCGCAACGCGCCGAGCTGCTTCGGCAGTGCTCGCGCTCGCAATCGCCGGAGCGCTCGCGCTTGGCGCGATCATGCCCGTCGTTGCCGATACCAAATCGAAGGCGGCCGGCTCCGCCCTCACCGCCGATCAAAAGATCATTCACCTGCTCAACCGGATTGGCTACGGCCCGCGTTCCGGCGACGTCGAGCGAGTCAAGCGAATGGGCATCGACAAGTACATCGATCTTCAGTTGCACCCGGACCGCGTAGACGATCCCGGCATAGAGGCGCGGCTGGCGAATTTTCCGTCGCTGCGCATGAGCCTTGCCGAGATTCAGCAGAAGTATCCGCCTCCGCAGTTGCTCGCGCGCCAACTCGGTCTGAAGCAGGGAAAGAACGCTCCGGTTCTACCTCCAGGCGAGGGGGCTGAGGAAAACACAAAGCGCGAATACAGGCAGCAAGTGATGGCCTACTATCAGGAAAACAACCTCAGGCCACCTCAGTTTTTGCTGCAGGAGCTGCAAAGCCAGAAGATCATCCGCGCGGCCTACAGCGAACGCCAGCTTCAGGAAGTGATGACCGATTTCTGGTTCAATCATTTCAATATCTTTTGGGCAAAGAACGCCGACCGCAACCTGACCACCGATTATGAGATGAATGTCATCCGTCCGAACACGATGGGTACGTTCAAAGACTTGTTGATGGCGACGGCGAAGAGCCCGGCGATGCTGGTCTACCTGGACAACTTTCAGTCGATGTCCCCGGATGCTCAACTGCCTCAGCGCCGGGGTGGCCAGCTTCAGCGCAGGCCTGGAGCGCTTGGGGGCGGACTGGGCAACCCGCGACGGGGTCAGACTTCAAACGATCCGATCTACCGGCAGCAACAAGTCGATCGCGAAATGCAGCGCGATCAAATGCGCGATCCCGATCAGATGATCCAACAGCAGAGACAAGCGCCAGCCGCGAACGGGCTCAGGAAACGTAAGCCCGGCATTAACGAAAACTATGCTCGCGAGATCATGGAGCTTCATACGCTGGGGGTCGAGGGCGGCTACACTCAGAAGGATGTCCAGGAAGTGGCGCGCTGCTTGACCGGATGGACGCTCGATCGTCCGCGGCAGGGCACGCAGTTCGTCTTTCGAGCGTTTATGCACGACAACGGCGAGAAAATCGTGCTCGGCAAGAAGATTCCCGCGGGCGGTGGAATCAAAGATGGCGAGATGGTCGTCGACATCCTGGCCCATCATCCGAGCACCGCGAAGTTCATCTCGACCAAGCTGGTGCGCAAATTCGTTAGCGACACGCCGCCACAATCGCTTGTTGACCGGGTGACTGCGGTGTACACGAAGACGGACGGCGACATCCGCGAGATGCTGCGGACGATCATTACCTCGCCGGAGTTCAACACGAAGGAAGCTCATCGCGCTAAGATCAAGTCGCCTTTCGAGCTGGCGGTATCGGCCGTTCGTGCGCTGGGCGCCGATGTGACCGTACCGCTTCAGACCGCGCAGTTCATCGCGAAGATGGGCCAGCCGCTCTACTTGTATCAAGCGCCCACCGGCTATCCCGACAGGGCAGACCAGTGGGTCAACACCGGCGCATTGCTCGAGAGATTGAATTTTGGTCTGGCGCTAACGACCAACAAACTCCGCGGCGCGTCGTTCGATGTGAAGCGTGCCGCCGGGGATGTTGAAATGTCGGATCGGCAACAGGTGATGGCGAAGGCGATTGCGTCGCTGTTGAACGGTGACGTTTCGCCGCAGACTCGAGCCGTCCTCGAGAAGCAGTTGAAAGAGGGCGTATCTGTGAAGGGTGAACTCGGCGCTGTGCCGCCGATTCCCACGGGCGATGATGTGATGGCCGAGAATTCCATGGAAGCCCTGCCTCCGACCCAGGGCGCCGGCAAGGGACAAAAAGGCATCGGCAACCCCGAGCAAATGGAACGGCGGTTCGGAGTGCGCGCGAATCTGCGTCCTCAGATCGCGATGTCGGGGGACGACCTCGAGAGCGCAAAGGCATTCGGTCTTGTGCTCGGCTCGCCGGAGTTCCAAAGAAGATAA
- a CDS encoding DUF1501 domain-containing protein has product MAVTRRLFLKSSGVALASFAATPSFLKRAVLAQTAGITGKDRPIIIAIFQRGAMDGISAVIPFGDKSYYSVRPNIAIPAPKSGNPDAALDLDGYFALHPQLAPFKAIYDEGHLAIVHAVGSPDNTRSHFDAQDYMESATPGNKGTADGWLNRYMQAKKDPKATSFRAVSFTANLPRTMLGPAPAIALTNIGDFGVRAGQGNSQVAKGFEALYSQGMGDALHGTGKEAFEAVKMLKKANPQQYQAANGANYPRSPFGNSLLQIAQLIKSDVGVEVAFTDVGGWDTHANQGSSRGQLANRLQDLSQGIGALYKDLGDRMRNIVILTMTEFGRTIRQNGSGGTDHGHASCLFVAGGPVKGGKVYCKWPGLATEQLYEGRDLALTTDFRDVFSEIAARHLGASNLNGIFPGFNASPSNFRGFIRA; this is encoded by the coding sequence ATGGCAGTAACACGAAGACTCTTTCTCAAATCATCGGGGGTGGCGCTGGCGAGCTTTGCTGCCACGCCCTCGTTCTTGAAGCGCGCGGTGTTGGCGCAAACAGCCGGCATTACGGGCAAGGACCGCCCAATTATCATCGCGATCTTTCAACGAGGCGCCATGGATGGAATCTCGGCGGTGATTCCATTCGGCGATAAGAGCTACTACAGCGTTCGCCCAAATATCGCGATACCGGCGCCGAAGAGCGGGAACCCGGACGCGGCGCTCGATCTGGACGGCTATTTCGCGCTTCATCCGCAGCTCGCGCCGTTCAAGGCGATCTACGACGAAGGCCATCTTGCCATCGTTCACGCGGTAGGCTCGCCCGACAACACCCGATCGCACTTCGACGCGCAGGACTATATGGAATCGGCGACGCCCGGCAATAAGGGCACGGCCGACGGTTGGCTGAATCGTTACATGCAGGCGAAGAAGGACCCGAAGGCAACGTCCTTTCGCGCGGTGTCTTTCACCGCGAACCTGCCGCGAACGATGCTCGGCCCGGCGCCCGCGATTGCCCTGACCAATATCGGAGACTTCGGAGTGCGCGCAGGGCAAGGAAACAGCCAGGTGGCGAAGGGCTTCGAGGCGCTTTACTCACAGGGTATGGGCGATGCGCTGCACGGGACCGGCAAAGAAGCCTTCGAAGCAGTGAAGATGTTGAAGAAGGCGAACCCACAGCAATACCAGGCGGCAAACGGCGCCAACTATCCTCGGTCGCCCTTTGGGAATTCGCTGCTTCAAATCGCGCAGTTGATCAAGTCCGACGTCGGCGTCGAAGTCGCATTCACCGACGTTGGCGGCTGGGACACACACGCTAATCAAGGAAGCTCTCGCGGACAGTTGGCGAACCGTTTACAGGACTTGAGTCAGGGCATCGGCGCTCTGTACAAGGATCTTGGCGATCGCATGCGAAACATCGTGATCCTGACTATGACCGAGTTCGGCCGCACGATCAGGCAGAACGGCTCGGGCGGAACCGATCACGGGCACGCGAGCTGTTTGTTCGTGGCCGGCGGCCCGGTGAAGGGTGGCAAGGTCTACTGCAAGTGGCCGGGGCTTGCGACTGAGCAGTTGTACGAAGGCCGAGACCTCGCGCTAACCACCGACTTCCGCGATGTGTTTTCGGAGATCGCCGCGCGTCACCTGGGGGCGAGCAACCTGAACGGGATCTTCCCGGGCTTCAACGCGAGTCCGTCGAACTTCCGCGGATTCATTCGCGCATAG